Proteins from a genomic interval of Watersipora subatra chromosome 10, tzWatSuba1.1, whole genome shotgun sequence:
- the LOC137405849 gene encoding uncharacterized protein, which translates to MADKESQDKPLTPCSSGQRRSERLRKRSIEESSDVLRSQKRRDAAPNVFYKEETLAIDYALNSSKSKHSYKEKFKGWVSRGEKEDDLPGIRDLEVVQHQMPNLLDRRNASEDIVRLSPQVVQQNYAALNEMRKDQKAD; encoded by the exons ATGGCAGACAAGGAATCGCAAGATAAACCTTTAACACCCTGTTCCAGCGGACAGCGTCGCAGCGAAAGGCTTCGAAAG AGGTCGATCGAAGAGAGCTCAGATGTGCTAAGATCACAGAAGAGACGGGACGCTGCACCTAATGTTTTTTACAAAGAAGAAACACTGGCGATAGATTATGCCTTAAACAGTAGTAAATCAAAACACTCGTACAAGGAAAAGTTCAAAGGATGGGTGTCTCGCGGTGAGAAGGAAGACGATCTTCCAGGAATTCGAGATTTAGAAGTGGTACAGCATCAGATGCCCAATCTTCTAGACCGGCGTAATGCTTCGGAGGATATCGTTAGACTATCACCGCAAGTAGTTCAGCAAAATTATGCTGCCTTGAATGAGATGAGGAAAGATCAAAAAGCTGACTAG